In Bythopirellula goksoeyrii, a single window of DNA contains:
- a CDS encoding 3-keto-disaccharide hydrolase produces the protein MRYYPLAIATYFLLAAISCLLNPQTTFGQELPSAFNGNDLSGWQVPEDNIWWKVDGGVLTAENDLKRVGSTLWTQQEYTNFIFECEFKFGSGTVDSGVFLRNSNEQIQIGISGSLKRDLTASPYIAGKGYPVEAEGIEGLLKTDDWNTLTIVAMGENYTVWLNHRSVMTYDSETAIKTGPVGLQLHPGNEMSISFRKIRIANLE, from the coding sequence ATGAGATACTATCCACTTGCGATTGCCACATATTTCTTGCTAGCAGCCATCAGTTGTCTGCTTAACCCTCAAACTACATTTGGACAGGAATTGCCTTCCGCTTTCAATGGCAATGATCTCTCCGGTTGGCAAGTGCCCGAGGACAACATCTGGTGGAAAGTCGATGGGGGAGTCCTGACGGCTGAGAACGATCTAAAACGAGTCGGCTCAACATTATGGACCCAGCAAGAATACACCAACTTCATTTTTGAGTGTGAGTTCAAGTTCGGTAGTGGGACAGTCGATTCTGGAGTTTTCCTGCGAAATTCAAATGAGCAGATTCAAATCGGCATATCAGGTTCGCTGAAGCGCGATCTGACTGCTTCTCCTTATATCGCTGGAAAGGGATATCCAGTGGAGGCTGAGGGAATTGAAGGTTTATTGAAAACCGATGACTGGAATACGTTAACGATTGTCGCGATGGGAGAAAACTACACCGTTTGGCTCAATCATAGAAGCGTAATGACTTACGATTCTGAAACCGCTATCAAAACAGGCCCCGTGGGACTGCAATTGCATCCTGGCAATGAGATGTCGATCAGCTTTCGAAAGATACGGATCGCGAACCTTGAGTGA
- a CDS encoding PSD1 and planctomycete cytochrome C domain-containing protein, with the protein MKDCCRQHELGSRATHGRQAFPPTLSSWFVIVVMLLFCFTAKKVESAEATVNFSKDIRPILSDNCFHCHGPDPSHREADLRLDIWDSDDDYAASGVIVAGEPEESELISRIYSDDTGIQMPPIDSGKTLSDEQKALITAWIEQGARYEKHWAFVAPTRPQIPAVRNENWVSNPIDSFVMARLESDGLQPSPQATPLALLRRSSLDLIGLTPTIEEIEEFESLSADEAYEKTVNRLLVSPHFGEKWAREWLDAARYADSDGYEKDLPRNVWMYRNWVIDALNNDMPYDEFLVEQIAGDLLTDPTQDELIATGFMRNSMTNREGGIDPEEFRMEAMFDRMDAIGKSVLGLTVQCAQCHTHKYDPITHTDYYRMFAFINNCDEAENTVYTEEQRLQRQQILREIEEIERDLQRGAPDWKQQMSQWEKSLVDQVDNWTIVRPDIDGSGGQKHYLLEDGSILAQGYAPPMLSSTFKVDTEQPNITAIRLELLNDPNLPRGGPGRSSLGLCALSELKAVVAPISNPQKKNDLKFVSATADVNPARQVLKRTTDDESKPDRFIGPVELAVDEDETTAWGIDIGPGRSNVPREAVFVLEKPIKSSKPLQLSITLVQSHGGKKITSARTNNLGRFRLSVSSARSPRANPIPPSIREILQIPVRQRTPAQVALVFSYWRTTIPAWQVANQRIEAFWKQHPQGTSQLVLHEREQPRKTCRLDRGSFLSPAEEVSPGVPEFLHPLESTSPNRLDFARWLADRRSPTTARALVNRIWQSYFGSGLVETSGDFGLQGDAPTHPALLDWLAVELMDNNWSQKHIHRLIVTSSTYRQQSIVTDQLLEIDPSNRLLARGPRNRLDAELVRDVALTASGLLNRTIGGPSVFPPAPDFLFVPPASYEPKSWPFTAGNQQFRRSLYVFRFRSVPHPVMETFDAPSGNVSCVRRSRSNTPLQALTTLNEPLFLECARGLAEKTLSLESNSDKERLTYAFRRCLTRSPSDEELAVLLDFLDRQTLRFSNTNSGNNHLVATEFGVPSNSRRSELQPKELPWIAVARVLLNLDETVTNE; encoded by the coding sequence ATGAAAGACTGTTGCCGACAACACGAATTAGGTAGTCGTGCCACTCATGGCCGCCAAGCTTTTCCTCCAACTCTTAGTTCCTGGTTCGTAATAGTCGTTATGTTGTTATTCTGTTTCACTGCCAAAAAAGTGGAATCTGCTGAGGCAACAGTCAACTTTAGTAAAGATATCAGGCCTATTCTCTCTGACAATTGCTTTCATTGTCATGGACCTGATCCATCACATCGTGAGGCCGATTTACGACTCGACATTTGGGACTCCGACGACGACTACGCGGCTAGTGGTGTTATCGTTGCTGGTGAGCCGGAGGAGAGCGAACTAATCTCTCGAATCTATTCCGACGATACGGGTATACAAATGCCCCCGATCGATTCGGGGAAAACTCTTTCTGACGAGCAAAAGGCCCTCATCACGGCATGGATAGAGCAGGGGGCTCGCTACGAAAAGCATTGGGCGTTTGTAGCTCCCACCCGTCCTCAGATTCCTGCCGTACGAAATGAGAACTGGGTCAGCAATCCGATTGATTCCTTTGTGATGGCCCGGCTGGAATCAGATGGTCTGCAACCATCTCCTCAAGCAACCCCGCTGGCTCTCTTGCGGCGTTCGTCGCTCGATTTGATTGGTTTGACGCCGACAATTGAAGAGATCGAAGAATTTGAAAGCCTGTCGGCTGATGAAGCGTATGAGAAAACGGTCAATCGACTGTTGGTGTCGCCTCATTTTGGTGAGAAGTGGGCTCGTGAGTGGCTCGATGCGGCACGTTATGCAGACTCTGATGGATATGAAAAGGATTTGCCGCGAAATGTGTGGATGTATCGAAACTGGGTGATCGACGCATTGAACAACGATATGCCGTACGACGAATTCCTCGTCGAGCAAATCGCAGGGGATTTACTTACAGATCCGACACAGGATGAGTTGATTGCTACGGGTTTTATGCGCAATTCGATGACGAATCGTGAAGGTGGCATCGATCCTGAAGAATTCCGGATGGAAGCCATGTTCGACCGGATGGATGCGATTGGCAAATCGGTACTTGGTCTTACTGTGCAATGTGCCCAGTGCCACACCCACAAGTACGATCCGATTACGCACACAGACTACTATCGGATGTTCGCATTCATCAACAACTGTGACGAGGCTGAGAATACGGTGTACACCGAAGAGCAGCGATTGCAGCGGCAGCAGATTCTTCGGGAGATCGAAGAAATTGAAAGGGATTTGCAACGAGGTGCTCCCGACTGGAAGCAGCAAATGTCGCAGTGGGAGAAATCGCTGGTAGATCAGGTGGACAACTGGACGATCGTTCGTCCTGATATCGATGGCAGCGGAGGTCAGAAGCACTATCTCCTGGAAGACGGGTCTATTCTGGCACAGGGATATGCACCTCCAATGCTGAGCTCCACTTTCAAGGTGGATACTGAGCAGCCTAATATCACTGCCATTCGGCTTGAATTGCTCAACGATCCAAATTTGCCACGTGGTGGTCCGGGTCGGTCCTCTCTGGGACTCTGTGCATTGTCAGAGTTGAAGGCAGTCGTTGCACCAATCAGCAATCCTCAAAAAAAGAACGATTTAAAGTTTGTTTCCGCTACGGCGGACGTCAATCCAGCTAGGCAAGTGCTGAAGAGGACAACCGACGATGAATCTAAGCCGGACCGCTTTATTGGCCCTGTCGAACTGGCAGTTGACGAAGATGAAACTACTGCCTGGGGAATCGATATCGGACCTGGGCGAAGTAACGTCCCACGTGAGGCGGTCTTTGTTCTTGAAAAACCTATCAAATCTAGCAAACCGCTTCAGCTTAGTATTACTCTCGTCCAGTCCCACGGTGGGAAGAAGATTACTTCTGCTCGGACAAACAATCTTGGTCGCTTTCGCCTGTCAGTAAGTTCCGCGCGCAGTCCGAGAGCCAACCCAATTCCACCATCAATCCGCGAAATATTGCAAATTCCTGTCAGACAAAGGACTCCGGCTCAAGTCGCGTTAGTTTTCAGTTATTGGCGGACTACAATACCTGCATGGCAAGTTGCCAACCAGAGAATAGAGGCTTTCTGGAAGCAACATCCTCAAGGGACTTCTCAACTCGTGCTTCATGAACGAGAGCAGCCTCGGAAGACTTGTCGTCTCGACCGGGGTAGCTTTCTAAGCCCTGCTGAAGAAGTTTCACCAGGCGTCCCTGAGTTTTTGCACCCTCTCGAGAGCACTTCACCCAATCGCCTTGACTTTGCGCGTTGGCTGGCCGACAGACGCTCTCCAACAACTGCCCGTGCATTGGTAAACCGGATCTGGCAGTCTTATTTTGGTTCGGGTTTAGTGGAAACCTCTGGCGACTTTGGTCTTCAAGGAGATGCTCCTACTCATCCTGCTCTACTAGATTGGCTAGCAGTAGAATTGATGGACAACAATTGGAGTCAAAAGCATATTCACCGACTGATCGTGACTTCTTCAACCTATCGCCAACAATCAATTGTAACTGACCAACTACTAGAGATTGATCCATCGAACAGACTCCTTGCACGTGGCCCTCGTAATCGACTCGATGCGGAGTTAGTGCGTGATGTTGCGTTGACTGCCAGCGGATTACTGAATCGAACAATAGGTGGACCAAGTGTTTTCCCACCGGCACCTGATTTCTTGTTTGTACCTCCCGCCAGCTATGAGCCGAAATCATGGCCCTTCACCGCTGGGAACCAGCAATTCCGGCGCTCGTTGTATGTCTTCAGATTTCGGTCTGTTCCCCACCCAGTGATGGAAACGTTTGACGCTCCTAGTGGCAACGTTTCCTGCGTGCGCAGGTCACGTTCTAACACCCCACTTCAAGCTTTGACTACATTGAACGAGCCTTTGTTTCTCGAATGTGCTCGCGGACTGGCGGAGAAAACCCTGTCATTGGAATCGAACTCTGATAAGGAGCGTCTGACTTATGCTTTCCGCCGATGCTTGACTCGTTCGCCCTCAGATGAGGAATTGGCGGTCTTGCTGGACTTCCTTGATCGTCAAACTTTGCGTTTCTCTAATACCAATTCGGGAAACAATCATCTCGTTGCCACCGAATTTGGAGTGCCGAGTAATTCGCGACGATCAGAACTCCAGCCAAAAGAACTTCCCTGGATTGCGGTTGCCCGAGTTCTGCTGAATCTGGACGAAACGGTCACCAATGAGTAG
- a CDS encoding sialidase family protein, protein MINSTILISSIATLLASMGFVTAAEELAVSLAEQPGYLSSEFIYDTAPFPSCHASTIEETSNGLIAAWFGGTHERNPDVGIWISRRDNGKWSIPEEVANGVVSESERYPSWNPVLFQPSSGPLLLFYKVGPTPSDWWGMLMTSADGGRSWSEPRRLPDGILGPIKNKPIQLTNGDIVSPSSSEHDGWRVHFERSTDMGHTWQATSPVNDGKDIRAIQPSLLTYGKNRLQALGRTRSSGIFEIWSEDGGKTWEEMTLLTLPNPSAGTDAVTLADGRQLLVYNHNPNYKGRSPLNVAISEDGRNWQAALVLEDTPANEFSYPAVIQTRDGLVHITYTWNRKLIKHVVVDPNALSLQPIEEGKWPHASREDL, encoded by the coding sequence ATGATTAACTCCACGATTCTAATTTCAAGCATCGCCACATTGCTCGCCTCAATGGGCTTTGTTACTGCAGCTGAAGAACTTGCCGTGTCGCTTGCAGAACAACCCGGATACCTATCGAGCGAGTTTATCTACGATACCGCGCCTTTTCCATCCTGTCATGCTTCAACGATCGAAGAGACTTCCAATGGACTCATCGCCGCCTGGTTCGGTGGCACACATGAACGAAACCCCGATGTTGGGATCTGGATTTCTCGACGCGACAATGGCAAGTGGTCCATCCCCGAAGAGGTTGCCAACGGAGTAGTCTCAGAAAGTGAGCGCTATCCCAGTTGGAATCCTGTGTTATTTCAACCTTCATCTGGACCGTTGCTACTGTTTTACAAAGTAGGCCCCACACCCAGTGACTGGTGGGGGATGCTTATGACTTCTGCAGATGGAGGCAGAAGTTGGTCAGAACCTCGCCGCCTGCCGGACGGGATACTAGGTCCCATCAAGAACAAGCCAATTCAACTGACAAATGGAGATATAGTTTCTCCCTCAAGCTCAGAACATGATGGTTGGCGAGTTCATTTCGAGCGCTCGACCGACATGGGACATACTTGGCAAGCGACTTCGCCGGTTAATGATGGAAAAGACATTCGAGCAATCCAACCAAGTCTCTTGACCTATGGAAAAAATCGCCTCCAGGCTTTAGGTCGCACACGCTCCAGCGGCATCTTTGAGATTTGGTCGGAGGACGGGGGAAAAACCTGGGAAGAAATGACTCTTCTCACACTTCCCAATCCGAGTGCCGGTACAGATGCAGTGACACTCGCTGATGGTCGTCAATTGCTGGTGTACAACCACAACCCCAACTACAAAGGCCGTAGTCCTCTGAACGTAGCAATCTCTGAAGACGGCAGGAACTGGCAAGCGGCACTTGTATTGGAAGACACGCCTGCGAATGAGTTTTCCTATCCTGCGGTTATCCAAACAAGAGATGGTTTAGTGCATATCACTTATACATGGAATCGCAAGCTAATCAAACATGTCGTAGTTGACCCTAACGCACTGAGTCTTCAGCCAATTGAGGAAGGCAAGTGGCCCCATGCGTCTCGGGAAGACCTGTGA
- a CDS encoding DUF1501 domain-containing protein, which produces MNCQSHLNRHIAPEKLARRWFLRDCGVGLGAIALSQLAGIPTAQASSDPIAPKQPHFSPKAKNIIFLFMAGAPSHLELFDYKPDLVKFDGTLPPPELLEGYRAAFIKPNSKLMGPKFKFGRHGECGAEISELLPHLAGVADDLTIIKSMTTDAFNHAPGQLQMSTGSQQFGKPSLGAWSLYGLGSECNNLPGFVVFNTGKKGPSAGSANWGSGYLPPVYQGAPFRTVGDPVLYLSNPPGIDRELQRESLDAINALNQQHFDEFGDPQIEARIRSFEMAYQMQATAPDVTDLTQEPQHILDLYGAEPGVRSFANSCLLARRLVENGVRFVEIFHEAWDQHGELVKDIKQNCVDTDQAAAALITDLKQRGLLEDTLVVWGGEFGRTPMVEGDSNDGRDHHPNAFTMWLAGGGTNAGLTLGETDNLGFNVVGDPVHVRDLHATILKLLGFDHSRLTYKFQGLDQRLTGVEQAYVVNKLIA; this is translated from the coding sequence ATGAACTGTCAATCACACTTAAATCGACATATCGCTCCCGAGAAGCTAGCTCGTCGATGGTTTCTCAGAGATTGTGGAGTTGGCCTGGGGGCTATTGCTCTTAGTCAGCTAGCTGGAATTCCCACGGCTCAAGCTAGTAGCGACCCGATCGCTCCCAAGCAACCACACTTCAGCCCTAAAGCCAAGAATATCATTTTCCTATTTATGGCTGGTGCGCCCAGCCACCTGGAACTCTTTGACTATAAACCTGATTTGGTGAAGTTTGATGGCACTCTCCCGCCACCCGAGTTGTTGGAAGGATATCGAGCTGCTTTTATCAAACCCAATTCCAAACTGATGGGGCCAAAATTCAAGTTCGGAAGACATGGTGAGTGTGGAGCAGAAATCTCTGAGTTACTGCCCCACTTGGCTGGCGTCGCTGATGACCTCACGATCATAAAGTCAATGACCACCGATGCGTTTAACCATGCGCCGGGGCAGTTGCAAATGAGTACGGGGTCTCAGCAGTTTGGCAAACCAAGCTTGGGTGCCTGGTCGCTCTATGGATTGGGAAGTGAATGTAATAATCTTCCTGGCTTCGTCGTCTTTAATACCGGAAAAAAGGGGCCTAGCGCGGGTAGTGCCAATTGGGGAAGCGGTTATCTTCCGCCGGTCTATCAGGGAGCTCCGTTTAGAACGGTTGGCGACCCTGTACTCTACCTATCCAACCCACCCGGCATAGACCGAGAACTTCAGCGTGAATCTTTGGACGCAATTAATGCTCTTAATCAGCAGCATTTCGATGAATTTGGTGATCCGCAAATTGAGGCAAGAATTCGTTCGTTCGAAATGGCCTACCAAATGCAGGCTACCGCGCCTGATGTGACTGATTTGACTCAGGAACCTCAGCATATTCTAGACCTCTATGGCGCTGAACCGGGCGTTCGCTCTTTTGCAAATTCTTGCCTATTGGCTCGTAGGCTGGTGGAAAACGGTGTACGCTTTGTAGAGATATTCCATGAGGCGTGGGACCAACATGGTGAATTGGTAAAAGACATCAAACAGAACTGTGTGGATACCGACCAAGCCGCTGCAGCTTTGATTACAGATCTGAAGCAACGAGGGCTCTTGGAAGACACTTTAGTAGTTTGGGGAGGAGAATTTGGCCGTACTCCAATGGTCGAAGGGGACAGCAATGATGGTCGAGATCACCACCCCAATGCATTTACGATGTGGCTAGCAGGAGGAGGAACAAATGCTGGGCTAACGCTTGGCGAGACTGATAATTTAGGATTCAATGTAGTTGGTGATCCGGTACATGTTCGAGACCTGCATGCCACGATCCTGAAGCTGCTTGGATTCGATCATTCTCGGTTGACATACAAGTTTCAAGGTCTTGATCAGAGGCTCACAGGCGTGGAACAGGCCTATGTGGTTAACAAATTGATTGCCTAG
- a CDS encoding substrate-binding domain-containing protein: MSRSNLFFLAVAVGAIGMAMWYRQQVFKEKPVPTTPKLAFVTGGSGPYWQLTAEGARAAAESLQCDVDIELPKDDESLDQQMAILTRLNLEELDGVALSPLDAEGQTNMINRIQQQTNVVTFDSDAPHSLRRGHVGTSNFGAGGICARLVAEALPDGGDVLVLMANLTKENMIDRKIGFEETLNKPPVAAEEDEEEEEEEEEEEKAEEKQAAPKYNIVGFLIDNGDASISKQNILVTLKSHPELSCIVGMNSQHGAIIMDVLKEEDKLGKIKVVTFDAEPATLEGIEEGNIFATIAQDPYKYGFEATRMLSTLSRSGVEELPIVGGGTVNINAEPIHQEELKEFKDRLLARTNKPEKPGK, encoded by the coding sequence ATGTCTCGTTCGAATCTCTTTTTTCTTGCCGTTGCAGTAGGTGCCATTGGAATGGCAATGTGGTATCGCCAGCAGGTGTTTAAGGAAAAACCTGTACCCACGACTCCCAAGTTGGCTTTTGTTACGGGTGGTTCTGGGCCCTATTGGCAGCTTACCGCCGAGGGAGCGCGAGCTGCTGCAGAATCCTTGCAATGCGATGTCGACATTGAATTACCAAAGGATGACGAAAGCCTTGATCAGCAAATGGCCATCCTAACGCGACTCAACCTGGAAGAACTGGATGGTGTTGCATTAAGCCCGTTGGATGCCGAAGGGCAAACGAATATGATCAACCGCATTCAACAACAAACGAACGTGGTAACCTTTGACTCCGACGCTCCACATTCATTGCGCCGCGGCCATGTGGGAACCAGCAATTTTGGGGCGGGAGGAATCTGTGCCCGGTTGGTAGCTGAAGCCTTGCCGGATGGTGGTGATGTGCTCGTGCTGATGGCGAATTTGACCAAAGAGAATATGATCGATCGAAAAATCGGCTTTGAAGAGACTCTTAACAAACCACCAGTAGCAGCAGAGGAAGATGAGGAAGAAGAGGAAGAAGAGGAAGAAGAGGAAAAAGCAGAAGAAAAACAAGCTGCCCCAAAGTACAACATCGTTGGATTTCTGATCGATAACGGAGACGCAAGCATCAGCAAGCAAAATATTCTAGTTACTCTTAAATCGCATCCAGAGTTGTCATGCATCGTTGGCATGAACTCGCAACATGGTGCGATCATTATGGATGTCCTCAAAGAAGAAGATAAGCTCGGGAAGATCAAAGTGGTAACCTTCGATGCCGAACCTGCAACGTTGGAAGGCATTGAAGAGGGGAACATCTTCGCAACCATCGCCCAGGATCCCTATAAGTATGGATTTGAGGCAACTCGGATGCTTTCAACACTGAGCCGCAGTGGAGTGGAAGAACTTCCCATCGTTGGGGGAGGGACGGTGAACATCAACGCCGAGCCGATCCATCAGGAAGAACTCAAAGAGTTCAAGGATCGACTTTTGGCGCGTACAAACAAACCCGAAAAACCCGGCAAGTAG
- a CDS encoding dihydrodipicolinate synthase family protein produces MRSDRGIVPPLVTPLTEKGRLDLVGLECLIEHVVAGGVHGLFILGTTGEGPSLCCEVRREMIRHTCRIARGRLPVYVGISDTAIIESVSLARFAADAGCDFVVVTPPYYFPVGQVELTAYFRQLLAELPLPTMLYNMPSVTGLSIDPETVRSLLDQEKVVGLKDSSGDLDYFKEILKIASVREDFSVMVGPEHLLAQTLALGGDGGVAGGANIWPSIFVDLYEASVSDESVDISPLNSYIVQLGEIYKVGPESITATIARTKMALSICQICTETTAPPILPTNSKERERISQILVQLGRIPGQSHAGIPQSQIA; encoded by the coding sequence ATGCGATCCGACCGAGGAATTGTTCCTCCACTAGTCACTCCACTCACAGAAAAGGGCCGACTCGACCTTGTTGGGCTTGAATGCCTAATCGAACATGTTGTAGCCGGTGGTGTTCACGGCCTGTTCATATTGGGTACGACTGGCGAAGGTCCTTCGCTTTGTTGCGAGGTAAGACGTGAGATGATCCGTCACACGTGCCGTATCGCTAGAGGTCGGCTCCCAGTCTATGTCGGAATCTCTGATACGGCGATCATTGAATCTGTATCACTGGCTCGCTTTGCTGCAGATGCAGGATGCGACTTTGTAGTCGTTACCCCTCCATACTATTTTCCCGTCGGTCAAGTCGAGCTAACTGCTTATTTCAGGCAGCTCCTCGCTGAGTTGCCTTTACCGACGATGCTCTACAACATGCCTTCCGTAACCGGGCTATCGATCGACCCTGAAACCGTTCGGAGTTTACTCGATCAAGAAAAGGTCGTTGGACTCAAAGACAGTTCGGGAGATCTAGACTACTTTAAAGAGATCTTGAAAATTGCTTCGGTGCGTGAGGACTTCTCCGTGATGGTTGGCCCTGAGCATTTGTTGGCTCAGACTCTTGCCTTGGGTGGTGACGGTGGTGTGGCTGGAGGAGCGAACATATGGCCTTCTATATTTGTCGATTTGTATGAAGCCTCAGTTAGCGACGAATCAGTTGATATTTCCCCTTTGAATTCGTACATAGTACAATTGGGCGAGATCTACAAAGTTGGCCCCGAATCGATTACTGCAACGATCGCCCGCACCAAAATGGCACTGTCTATTTGCCAAATATGCACTGAAACGACCGCTCCGCCTATATTGCCAACAAACAGCAAAGAGCGAGAACGAATCTCGCAGATTTTGGTCCAATTAGGAAGAATCCCAGGCCAATCTCACGCTGGCATACCCCAATCCCAAATAGCTTGA